A stretch of Onychomys torridus chromosome 2, mOncTor1.1, whole genome shotgun sequence DNA encodes these proteins:
- the Tmem52 gene encoding transmembrane protein 52 isoform X1: MAPRPPVTQGLLLLLPLLPLSQVTLGSADSNCDPSDQCRCPRRCPPQARWSSLWHVGLILLAILLMLLCGVTASCVRFCCLRKQLHTQTRMPPAWQPCDLTVIPVDSDSPAHSTVTSYSSVQYPLGMRLPLFFGEPDPDSMVPPTYSLYASELPPSYDEAVKMTKAREEAVTPSQKPTSLPEAMGLETTPGPQEPGPSAQQP; this comes from the exons ATGGCCCCTAGGCCGCCAGTCACACAGGGGCTCTTGCTGCTGCTACCTCTCCTGCCACTGTCGCAG GTGACGCTGGGTTCCGCGGACAGCAATTGTGACCCTTCGGACCA GTGCCGCTGTCCCCGCAGGTGCCCGCCCCAGGCCCGCTGGAGCAGCCTATGGCATGTGGG GCTTATCCTGCTTGCCATACTCCTGATGCTTCTGTGTGGGGTCACAGCCAGTTGTGTACGGTTCTGCTGCCTCAGGAAGCAGCTGCACACCCAGACACGCATGCCACCAGCATGGCAGCCCTGTGACCTGACAGTCATCCCCGTGGACAGTGACAGCCCTGCACACAGCACTGTGACCT CCTACAGTTCCGTGCAGTACCCACTGGGCATGCGGCTGCCCCTGTTCTTCGGGGAGCCAGACCCTGACTCCATGGTCCCTCCCACCTACAGCCTGTATGCCTCTGAGCTGCCACCCTCCTATGATGAGGCTGTGAAGATGACAAAAGCCAGAGAGGAAGCAGTGACTCCCTCTCAGAAACCCACCTCTCTGCCTGAGGCCATGGGGCTAGAGACTACTCCAGGGCCCCAAGAGCCAGGCCCCAGTGCCCAGCAGCCCTAG
- the Tmem52 gene encoding transmembrane protein 52 isoform X2, with product MAPRPPVTQGLLLLLPLLPLSQVTLGSADSNCDPSDQCPPQARWSSLWHVGLILLAILLMLLCGVTASCVRFCCLRKQLHTQTRMPPAWQPCDLTVIPVDSDSPAHSTVTSYSSVQYPLGMRLPLFFGEPDPDSMVPPTYSLYASELPPSYDEAVKMTKAREEAVTPSQKPTSLPEAMGLETTPGPQEPGPSAQQP from the exons ATGGCCCCTAGGCCGCCAGTCACACAGGGGCTCTTGCTGCTGCTACCTCTCCTGCCACTGTCGCAG GTGACGCTGGGTTCCGCGGACAGCAATTGTGACCCTTCGGACCA GTGCCCGCCCCAGGCCCGCTGGAGCAGCCTATGGCATGTGGG GCTTATCCTGCTTGCCATACTCCTGATGCTTCTGTGTGGGGTCACAGCCAGTTGTGTACGGTTCTGCTGCCTCAGGAAGCAGCTGCACACCCAGACACGCATGCCACCAGCATGGCAGCCCTGTGACCTGACAGTCATCCCCGTGGACAGTGACAGCCCTGCACACAGCACTGTGACCT CCTACAGTTCCGTGCAGTACCCACTGGGCATGCGGCTGCCCCTGTTCTTCGGGGAGCCAGACCCTGACTCCATGGTCCCTCCCACCTACAGCCTGTATGCCTCTGAGCTGCCACCCTCCTATGATGAGGCTGTGAAGATGACAAAAGCCAGAGAGGAAGCAGTGACTCCCTCTCAGAAACCCACCTCTCTGCCTGAGGCCATGGGGCTAGAGACTACTCCAGGGCCCCAAGAGCCAGGCCCCAGTGCCCAGCAGCCCTAG